A window of the Candida orthopsilosis Co 90-125, chromosome 1 draft sequence genome harbors these coding sequences:
- a CDS encoding Gly1 L-threonine aldolase, translated as MTVDEEEIFATYNEFRSDTFTVPTRSMIEAGFMNATYGDSVYCEDQATLNLEARMCEITGKEAALFCSSGTLSNQIGLRANLYQPPYSILCDYRSHVFLHEAGGLATLSQAMVHPVIPVNGNYLTFEDVISNITLDDGDIHAAPTKVISLENTLHGIITPLEEIAKISHFCKENDIKLHLDGARLWNASVETGISIKNYCSYFDSVSLCLSKSLGAPMGSILVGSSTLIKKANHFKKQNGGGIRQAGIMTAMALYAIENHFPLLKKSHAYAKQIGDFCQAHGILLESPVDTNFVFIDLKKNHMDDKLLIELGKKYNVKLMGGRIACHFQLSQQSVDNIMQCILECFQINQKNPHKADGRNNKKMYNFDAIKR; from the coding sequence atgactgttgatgaagaagaaatattCGCCACATATAATGAATTCAGAAGTGACACATTTACGGTTCCCACAAGATCAATGATTGAAGCAGGGTTCATGAATGCAACTTATGGAGACTCAGTTTACTGCGAAGATCAAGCTACTTTAAACTTGGAAGCCCGCATGTGTGAAATTACGGGGAAAGAGGCTGCACTTTTTTGCTCATCGGGTACTTTATCAAACCAAATTGGTCTAAGGGCAAACTTGTACCAGCCACCTTACAGTATATTGTGTGACTACCGTTCACACGTTTTCTTGCATGAAGCTGGTGGGCTAGCCACCTTGAGTCAAGCCATGGTTCATCCTGTTATCCCAGTTAATGGTAACTATCTAACTTTTGAAGATGTGATTCTGAATATCACCCTTGACGATGGAGATATTCATGCTGCTCCAACGAAAGTCATTTCTTTGGAAAACACATTGCATGGAATAATAACGCCATTGGAGGAAATTGCCAAAATCAGCCACTTTTGTAAAGAAAACGATATAAAATTACATTTGGATGGAGCAAGACTATGGAATGCTTCGGTCGAAACAGGTATTAGTATAAAAAACTATTGTTCATATTTCGATTCAGTATCactttgtttatcaaaatcattggGTGCTCCAATGGGATCAATTCTCGTTGGATCGTCAACACTAATCAAAAAGGCAAATCATTTTAAAAAACAGAATGGTGGTGGAATTAGGCAAGCAGGTATAATGACAGCCATGGCTTTATATGCAATTGAGAACCATTTTCcattattgaagaagtcGCATGCATATGCAAAACAAATCGGTGATTTTTGTCAAGCCCATGGTATCTTGCTAGAATCTCCCGTGGATACTAATTTCGTATTCATTGACTTAAAGAAGAATCATATGGATGATAAATTGCTCATTGAATTGGGTAAGAAATACAATGTTAAGCTAATGGGAGGCCGAATTGCCtgtcattttcaattgagtcaaCAAAGTGTGGACAATATCATGCAATGTATCTTGGAatgctttcaaatcaatcaaaaaaatcCTCACAAGGCTGATGGAAGAAATAATAAAAAGATGTACAACTTTGATGCTATAAAGAGGTAA
- a CDS encoding Pho8 alkaline phosphatase (repressible, vacuolar) translates to MSFIFPKLLNVSALALAVYFYIFAEVHAAPIDNAAPSKKNIIFLVGDGLGPSGVTLARYFRQYKEDLPINDYLELDKYLIGMQGHRSNSSLITDSAAAGTALATGKKTYNGGISVDADGFPVGAIGEALKLQGYTTGVVVTTTVTDATPSVWFAHAKNRASQDLIAEQMVGEIHPLGFVPSLILGGGREYFYGLDQGGLRKDNRSLIEEVQNNGTWTYVGDRAGFDSLEEGKNAELPLLGLFAEDDFPYRIDRDDSEYPSLVEQTRVALNALANATADSDQGFFLLIESSRIDHAGHANDSPAHVAETLEYDDTISEVFNFIQNTDVDTIVMATADHETGGLDLMSTSFDTYDAIANATHSAEYLTNAISEFEDKENTDSLNSFIRSTIFEEGLGLGNYTDEEVDRLANLVAAGEEDSLLTTISNLTASRAETFWASIQHTSVDVGMYAFSNSPYLMQKVLNTKDGLAGFHENIDFSVFIKSITGIDLNDVTEKVSDIALEY, encoded by the coding sequence ATGTCCTTCATATTTCCCAAGCTATTAAACGTCTCAGCTTTGGCCCTTGCTGTCTACTTTTACATCTTTGCTGAAGTCCACGCTGCTCCAATTGATAATGCTGCTCcttcaaaaaaaaacatcaTCTTTTTGGTTGGAGATGGATTGGGTCCAAGTGGTGTCACCTTAGCTAGGTACTTCAGACAATACAAAGAAGATTTGCCAATCAATGACTACTTGGAATTGGACAAGTACTTGATCGGTATGCAAGGGCACAGATCCAATTCCAGTTTGATTACAGAttctgctgctgctggtaCTGCTTTGGCCACTGGGAAAAAAACTTATAATGGTGGAATTAGTGTAGATGCTGATGGTTTCCCTGTGGGGGCTATTGGTGAAGCTTTGAAGTTGCAAGGTTATACTActggtgttgttgtgacTACAACAGTCACTGATGCCACTCCATCAGTCTGGTTTGCCCATGCAAAGAATAGAGCTTCTCAAGATTTGATTGCTGAACAAATGGTTGGTGAGATTCATCCTTTGGGATTTGTTCCTTCATTGATCTTAGGGGGTGGTAGAGAATACTTTTATGGTTTGGATCAGGGTGGGTTGAGAAAAGATAACAGGAGTTTGATTGAGGAGGTTCAAAACAATGGAACTTGGACTTATGTTGGTGATAGAGCTGGGTTTGACTCATTggaagaaggaaaaaatGCTGAATTACCGTTGTTGGGTTTGTTTGCTGAAGACGACTTTCCTTACAGAATTGACAGAGATGATTCTGAGTACCCAAGTTTGGTTGAACAAACCAGAGTTGCCTTGAATGCATTGGCTAATGCTACTGCTGACTCTGATCAAGGTTTCTTTTTGCTTATTGAATCTTCAAGGATCGATCATGCTGGTCATGCTAATGACTCGCCAGCTCATGTTGCTGAAACCTTAGAGTATGATGATACCATTTCTGAAGTGTTTAACTTTATCCAAAACACTGATGTTGATACCATTGTTATGGCTACTGCTGATCACGAGACTGGTGGTTTGGATCTCATGTCAACCTCATTTGACACTTATGATGCTATTGCAAACGCCACTCACTCTGCTGAATACTTGACCAACGCCATTTCAGAATTCGAAGATAAAGAAAATACCGActcattgaattcattcATTAGATCAaccatttttgaagaaggtTTAGGTTTAGGAAACTACACTGATGAGGAGGTTGATAGACTTGCCAACTTGGTTGCTGCTGGAGAAGAAGATAGCTTGTTAACTACTATTTCCAACTTGACTGCTTCCAGAGCTGAAACATTTTGGGCATCCATTCAGCACACCTCAGTTGATGTTGGAATGTAcgctttttcaaattcacctTATTTGATGCAAAAAGTGTTAAACACTAAGGATGGTTTGGCTGGATTCCATGAAAACATTGATTTCAGTGTGTTTATCAAGTCCATTACTGGCATTGATTTGAACGATGTTACAGAAAAAGTTTCTGATATTGCACTTGagtattga